A window of Cryptomeria japonica unplaced genomic scaffold, Sugi_1.0 HiC_scaffold_388, whole genome shotgun sequence contains these coding sequences:
- the LOC131871277 gene encoding ribonuclease 3-like protein 3: MEWIHFRTEIDEIESILKYSFNNKDLLKEALESYHRLEFFGDAVLEFLIAINVYKTCKEIDKKTFVKLVTINVENDVLGRAALKNKFHNYLLDNAVKNRADKCEEAMADESISNSDVKPPKVLANLIEALVGAVHVDSAFSFEKVWEKFKNLLEPLVTPETLEKHPVSELQELCQKTGKCVMYKEKIVVEVFIDDEMVGRGECTKKEVAKKRAARNALQRQWKFNILGVFVSKAVVVINMREGVTSEDSIGSAKHQPRDHHRLQGTNEWGKQLALRDLIHLHVAERTTTNRHAIESSHVHNFDLDKEEGQDDQHVSATESVVELCDVESNIVGGQNRDHSKGGLPWM, encoded by the exons ATGGAGTGGATACATTTCCGAACTGAAATAGATGAGATAGAATCAATTTTAAAATACAGCTTCAACAACAAAGATTTATTGAAAGAAGCACTAGAATCTTATCACCGCCTAGAATTCTTTGGAGATGCAGTATTAGAGTTTCTGATTGCCATTAACGTATACAAGACTTGTAAAGAAATCGATAAGAAAACATTCGTCAAATTAGTCACAATAAATGTGGAGAATGATGTCCTTGGAAGGGCTGCACTAAAAAATAAGTTTCACAACTACCTATTAGATAACGCTGTGAAAAATAGG GCTGATAAATGCGAAGAAGCTATGGCAGATGAATCTATATCAAACAGCGATGTTAAACCTCCAAAGGTTCTTGCAAACCTAATTGAAGCCCTAGTCGGAGCTGTGCATGTGGATAGTGCATTTTCATTTGAGAAAGTTTGGGAA AAATTCAAGAATTTGTTAGAACCACTGGTCACACCGGAGACATTGGAAAAGCATCCCGTTTCAGAACTTCAAGAATTATGTCAAAAAACTGGAAAATGTGTCATGTATAAAGAAAAGATAGTTGTGGAAGTATTTATAGACGATGAGATGGTTGGGAGGGGTGAATGTACAAAGAAAGAAGTGGCAAAGAAAAGGGCAGCCAGAAACGCTCTTCAACGTCAATGGAAATTCAATATTTTAGGGGTGTTTGTTTCAA AGGCAGTTGTGGTTATCAATATGAGAGAAGGCGTAACTTCCGAGGACAGCATTGGGTCTGCAAAACATCAGCCTAGAGATCACCACAGGTTACAGGGGACAAATGAGTGGGGCAAACAGTTGGCTCTTAGGGATTTAATTCATTTGCATGTTGCTGAAAG GACCACTACTAACAGACATGCTATAGAAAGCAGTCATGTTCACAATTTCGATCTAGACAAAGAAGAGGGCCAAGATGATCAACATGTCAGTGCAACTGAAAGTGTTGTAGAGCTTTGTGATGTTGAGAGTAATATAGTTGGAGGACAGAACAGGGATCACTCGAAAGGTGGCTTGCCTTGGATGTGA